The following proteins are encoded in a genomic region of Arachis ipaensis cultivar K30076 chromosome B02, Araip1.1, whole genome shotgun sequence:
- the LOC107626375 gene encoding probable UDP-N-acetylglucosamine--peptide N-acetylglucosaminyltransferase SPINDLY isoform X1 gives MAWIENNDGNGGEKELSKDNGFLKVSQNSISTGGSAVDVGSADKQSEGNDDLAFANILRSRNKFVDALALYERVLDNDSGNVEAHIGKGICLQMQNMGRLAFESFAEAIRLDPQNACALTHCGILYKEEGRLVEAAESYQKALRVDPSYKAAAECLAIVLTDIGTNIKLSGNTQEGIQKYFEALKIDPRYAPAYYNLGVVYSEMMQYDMALTFYEKAASERPMYAEAYCNMGVIYKNRGDLEAAITCYERCLAVSPNFEIAKNNMAIALTDLGTKVKLEGDINRGVAFYKKALYYNWHYADAMYNLGVAYGEMLKFDMAIVFYELAFHFNPHCAEACNNLGVIYKDRDNLDKAVECYQLALSIKPNFSQSLNNLGVVYTVQGKMDSAASMIEKAIMANPTYAEAYNNLGVLYRDAGDIALAINAYEQCLKIDPDSRNAGQNRLLAMNYIDEGNDDKLFEAHRDWGRRFMRLYPQFTSWNNTKDPERPLVIGYVSPDYFTHSVSYFIEAPLVYHDYTNYKVIVYSAVVKADAKTIRFREKVLKKGGIWKDIYGTDEKKVAEMVREDQVDILVELTGHTANNKLGMMACRPAPIQVTWIGYPNTTGLPTIDYRISDSLVDPPETKQNHVEELVRLPECFLCYTPSPEAGPIVPTPAISNGFVTFGSFNNLAKITPKVLQVWARILCAIPNSRLVVKCKPFCCESVRQRFLSTLEQLGLEPLRVDLLPLILLNHDHMQAYSLMDISLDTFPYAGTTTTCESLYMGVPCVTMAGSVHAHNVGVSLLSNVGLGHLVAKNEDEYVKLALKLASDIPALQNLRMSLRELMSKSPLCDGANFILGLESTYRQMWRRYCKGDVPSLKQMESLQHPVSTSDTSNQESKPAKVITTSSEGSNPESVKANGFSSNSLQQSSKLSIHNCEENGGSLNHSSSSSKQGIVGSS, from the exons ATGGCATGGATAGAAAACAATGATGGGAATGGGGGAGAAAAGGAATTATCTAAAGACAATGGTTTTTTGAAAGTCTCTCAGAATTCTATAAGTACTGGTGGCTCTGCTGTGGATGTTGGTTCGGCGGATAAGCAAAGCGAAGGGAATGATGATCTTGCTTTTGCGAACATCTTACGGTCAAGGAACAAGTTCGTCGATGCTCTTGCTTTGTATGAACGTGTCCTTGACAATGATAGTGGAAATGTGGAGGCTCACATAGGAAAGGGGATATGCTTGCAGATGCAGAATATGGGCAGGCTTGCTTTTGAAAGTTTTGCCGAGGCTATCAGATTGGATCCTCAAAATGCTTGCGCTCTCACGCACTGTGGTATCCTGTACAAAGAAGAAGGTCGCCTTGTGGAAGCAGCTGAG TCATATCAGAAGGCTTTACGAGTAGATCCATCGTATAAAGCAGCTGCGGAGTGCCTAGCCATTGTTTTAACAGATATTGGTACCAACATAAAGCTCTCAGGAAACACACAAGAgggaattcaaaaatattttgaagcCCTCAAAATAGATCCGCGCTATGCT CCAGCATATTATAACCTCGGCGTGGTCTATTCTGAAATGATGCAATATGACATGGCCCTCACTTTCTATGAAAAGGCTGCATCAGAAAGGCCTATGTATGCTGAAGCATACTGCAATATGGGTGTGATTTACAAAAATCGTGGTGATTTAGAAGCGGCTATTACTTGTTATGAGAG GTGTTTAGCTGTTTCTCCTAACTTTGAGATTGCAAAGAATAATATGGCTATAGCTTTGACCGACTTGGGAACAAAG GTTAAACTCGAAGGAGATATCAATCGAGGTGTGGCTTTTTATAAGAAAGCTTTGTATTATAATTGGCATTATGCCGATGCCATGTATAATCTTGGGGTTGCGTATGGGGAGATGCTTAAATTTGATATG GCTATTGTGTTCTATGAACTCGCCTTCCACTTCAATCCACATTGTGCAGAAGCTTGTAACAATCTAGGTGTTATATACAAAGATCGTGACAACCTTGACAAGGCTGTAGAATGCTATCAG CTTGCATTGTCAATCAAACCAAACTTTTCACAGTCATTAAATAACCTTGGGGTTGTATACACTGTCCAG GGTAAAATGGATTCTGCTGCAAGTATGATTGAAAAAGCTATCATGGCAAATCCAACATATGCAGAAGCATACAATAACCTAG GAGTTCTTTATAGAGATGCTGGTGATATTGCTTTAGCTATTAACGCTTATGAGCAATGTCTAAAGATTGATCCTGACTCACGAAATGCTGGCCAG AATCGCTTGCTCGCAATGAATTACATTGATGAAGGGAATGATGACAAGCTTTTTGAGGCTCACAG GGACTGGGGCAGGAGATTTATGAGGCTATATCCGCAGTTCACATCATGGAACAACACAAAAGATCCTGAACGTCCTCTTGTGATAGGATATGTATCTCCTGACTATTTTACACATTCTGTGTCGTATTTCATTGAAGCTCCCCTTGTATATCATGACTACACCAATTATAAAGTGATTGTTTATTCAGCAGTTGTCAAG GCTGATGCTAAAACCATTCGGTTTAGAGAGAAAGTCTTAAAGAAGGGTGGGATCTGGAAAGATATATATGGGACCGATGAAAAGAAGGTTGCCGAAATGGTTAGAGAAGATCAAGTTGATATTTTGGTAGAACTTACTGGCCATACAGCAAATAACAAATTGGGGATGATGGCATGTCGACCTGCTCCAATTCAG GTGACTTGGATTGGTTATCCAAACACCACCGGATTGCCAACAATTGATTATAGAATCAGTGATTCTCTGGTGGACCCTCCTGAAACAAAGCAGAA CCACGTTGAAGAGCTAGTTCGTTTACCAGAATGTTTCCTTTGTTACACTCCTTCTCCCGAGGCCGGTCCTATTGTTCCAACTCCTGCCATTTCCAATGGCTTTGTCACATTCGGCAGTTTTAACAATCTGGCGAAG ATTACACCTAAAGTATTGCAGGTTTGGGCAAGGATACTGTGTGCAATCCCGAATTCTCGCCTTGTGGTGAAATGTAAACCATTTTGCTGTGAAAGTGTGAGACAAAGATTTCTTTCAACACTAGAGCAATTAGGTTTGGAACCGCTTCGTGTTGATCTTCTGCCCCTTATACTTCTCAACCATGATCATATGCAAGCCTATTCTCTGATGGACATAAG TTTGGACACGTTTCCATATGCTGGAACGACGACAACTTGTGAATCTTTATACATGGGAGTTCCATGTGTTACAATGGCTGGTTCAGTACATGCTCACAACGTTGGCGTTAGTCTTCTTAGCAATGTTG GCCTTGGACATTTAGTTGCCAAAAACGAAGACGAATACGTTAAGTTGGCCCTAAAGTTGGCGTCCGACATTCCAGCGCTACAAAATTTGAGAATGAGTCTACGAGAACTCATGTCCAAGTCCCCTCTTTGCGACGGAGCGAATTTCATCCTCGGCCTAGAGTCAACATACCGGCAAATGTGGCGCAGATATTGTAAAGGAGACGTTCCGTCTTTGAAACAAATGGAATCGTTGCAACACCCCGTTTCAACGAGCGACACGTCCAACCAAGAGTCCAAGCCAGCAAAGGTCATAACAACCTCAAGTGAGGGTAGTAACCCCGAATCGGTCAAGGCTAATGGATTTAGTTCAAATTCATTGCAACAATCCTCTAAACTCAGCATTCATAATTGTGAAGAAAATGGAGGGTCATTGAAtcatagtagtagtagtagtaagcAAGGAATTGTGGGGTCAAGTTGA
- the LOC107628608 gene encoding casparian strip membrane protein 2: MSTTIDIVPESSNVIKGKAPLLGAPQRPAGWKKGLAIMDFILRLGAVAAALGAAATMATADQTLPFFTQYFQFEASYDSFTTFTFLVIGMALVGGYLVLSLPFSIVAIIRPHAAGPRLFLIILDSVFLVLATAGAASAASIVYLAHNGNQSSNWLAICNQYSDFCNQTSGAVVSSFIVVLIFMFLIVMSSLVIAKKH; encoded by the exons atgtcaACCACCATAGATATTGTGCCAGAATCAAGCAATGTTATTAAGGGAAAAGCACCTTTGCTTGGTGCACCACAAAGGCCAGCAGGGTGGAAGAAAGGGCTGGCCATAATGGATTTTATTTTAAGGTTAGGTGCCGTTGCGGCCGCTCTCGGTGCGGCCGCCACCATGGCGACCGCCGATCAGACACTCCCTTTCTTCACTCAATACTTTCAGTTTGAAGCTAGCTATGATAGCTTCACCACTTTCAC GTTTTTGGTAATTGGAATGGCATTGGTGGGTGGGTACTTAGTTCTATCACTGCCATTCTCTATTGTGGCCATCATACGTCCCCATGCAGCTGGACCAAGACTCTTCCTCATCATCTTAGACTCT GTGTTTCTTGTTCTAGCAACAGCTGGTGCTGCTTCAGCTGCATCAATAGTATACTTAGCACACAATGGGAATCAAAGCTCCAATTGGCTTGCAATTTGTAACCAATACAGTGATTTCTGTAATCAGACAAGTGGAGCAGTTGTCTCTTCCTTCATTGTTGTTCTCATCTTCATGTTCTTGATTGTTATGTCTTCTTTGGTTATTGCCAAGAAGCATTGA
- the LOC107626375 gene encoding probable UDP-N-acetylglucosamine--peptide N-acetylglucosaminyltransferase SPINDLY isoform X2 → MSMPSYQKALRVDPSYKAAAECLAIVLTDIGTNIKLSGNTQEGIQKYFEALKIDPRYAPAYYNLGVVYSEMMQYDMALTFYEKAASERPMYAEAYCNMGVIYKNRGDLEAAITCYERCLAVSPNFEIAKNNMAIALTDLGTKVKLEGDINRGVAFYKKALYYNWHYADAMYNLGVAYGEMLKFDMAIVFYELAFHFNPHCAEACNNLGVIYKDRDNLDKAVECYQLALSIKPNFSQSLNNLGVVYTVQGKMDSAASMIEKAIMANPTYAEAYNNLGVLYRDAGDIALAINAYEQCLKIDPDSRNAGQNRLLAMNYIDEGNDDKLFEAHRDWGRRFMRLYPQFTSWNNTKDPERPLVIGYVSPDYFTHSVSYFIEAPLVYHDYTNYKVIVYSAVVKADAKTIRFREKVLKKGGIWKDIYGTDEKKVAEMVREDQVDILVELTGHTANNKLGMMACRPAPIQVTWIGYPNTTGLPTIDYRISDSLVDPPETKQNHVEELVRLPECFLCYTPSPEAGPIVPTPAISNGFVTFGSFNNLAKITPKVLQVWARILCAIPNSRLVVKCKPFCCESVRQRFLSTLEQLGLEPLRVDLLPLILLNHDHMQAYSLMDISLDTFPYAGTTTTCESLYMGVPCVTMAGSVHAHNVGVSLLSNVGLGHLVAKNEDEYVKLALKLASDIPALQNLRMSLRELMSKSPLCDGANFILGLESTYRQMWRRYCKGDVPSLKQMESLQHPVSTSDTSNQESKPAKVITTSSEGSNPESVKANGFSSNSLQQSSKLSIHNCEENGGSLNHSSSSSKQGIVGSS, encoded by the exons ATGTCCATGCCA TCATATCAGAAGGCTTTACGAGTAGATCCATCGTATAAAGCAGCTGCGGAGTGCCTAGCCATTGTTTTAACAGATATTGGTACCAACATAAAGCTCTCAGGAAACACACAAGAgggaattcaaaaatattttgaagcCCTCAAAATAGATCCGCGCTATGCT CCAGCATATTATAACCTCGGCGTGGTCTATTCTGAAATGATGCAATATGACATGGCCCTCACTTTCTATGAAAAGGCTGCATCAGAAAGGCCTATGTATGCTGAAGCATACTGCAATATGGGTGTGATTTACAAAAATCGTGGTGATTTAGAAGCGGCTATTACTTGTTATGAGAG GTGTTTAGCTGTTTCTCCTAACTTTGAGATTGCAAAGAATAATATGGCTATAGCTTTGACCGACTTGGGAACAAAG GTTAAACTCGAAGGAGATATCAATCGAGGTGTGGCTTTTTATAAGAAAGCTTTGTATTATAATTGGCATTATGCCGATGCCATGTATAATCTTGGGGTTGCGTATGGGGAGATGCTTAAATTTGATATG GCTATTGTGTTCTATGAACTCGCCTTCCACTTCAATCCACATTGTGCAGAAGCTTGTAACAATCTAGGTGTTATATACAAAGATCGTGACAACCTTGACAAGGCTGTAGAATGCTATCAG CTTGCATTGTCAATCAAACCAAACTTTTCACAGTCATTAAATAACCTTGGGGTTGTATACACTGTCCAG GGTAAAATGGATTCTGCTGCAAGTATGATTGAAAAAGCTATCATGGCAAATCCAACATATGCAGAAGCATACAATAACCTAG GAGTTCTTTATAGAGATGCTGGTGATATTGCTTTAGCTATTAACGCTTATGAGCAATGTCTAAAGATTGATCCTGACTCACGAAATGCTGGCCAG AATCGCTTGCTCGCAATGAATTACATTGATGAAGGGAATGATGACAAGCTTTTTGAGGCTCACAG GGACTGGGGCAGGAGATTTATGAGGCTATATCCGCAGTTCACATCATGGAACAACACAAAAGATCCTGAACGTCCTCTTGTGATAGGATATGTATCTCCTGACTATTTTACACATTCTGTGTCGTATTTCATTGAAGCTCCCCTTGTATATCATGACTACACCAATTATAAAGTGATTGTTTATTCAGCAGTTGTCAAG GCTGATGCTAAAACCATTCGGTTTAGAGAGAAAGTCTTAAAGAAGGGTGGGATCTGGAAAGATATATATGGGACCGATGAAAAGAAGGTTGCCGAAATGGTTAGAGAAGATCAAGTTGATATTTTGGTAGAACTTACTGGCCATACAGCAAATAACAAATTGGGGATGATGGCATGTCGACCTGCTCCAATTCAG GTGACTTGGATTGGTTATCCAAACACCACCGGATTGCCAACAATTGATTATAGAATCAGTGATTCTCTGGTGGACCCTCCTGAAACAAAGCAGAA CCACGTTGAAGAGCTAGTTCGTTTACCAGAATGTTTCCTTTGTTACACTCCTTCTCCCGAGGCCGGTCCTATTGTTCCAACTCCTGCCATTTCCAATGGCTTTGTCACATTCGGCAGTTTTAACAATCTGGCGAAG ATTACACCTAAAGTATTGCAGGTTTGGGCAAGGATACTGTGTGCAATCCCGAATTCTCGCCTTGTGGTGAAATGTAAACCATTTTGCTGTGAAAGTGTGAGACAAAGATTTCTTTCAACACTAGAGCAATTAGGTTTGGAACCGCTTCGTGTTGATCTTCTGCCCCTTATACTTCTCAACCATGATCATATGCAAGCCTATTCTCTGATGGACATAAG TTTGGACACGTTTCCATATGCTGGAACGACGACAACTTGTGAATCTTTATACATGGGAGTTCCATGTGTTACAATGGCTGGTTCAGTACATGCTCACAACGTTGGCGTTAGTCTTCTTAGCAATGTTG GCCTTGGACATTTAGTTGCCAAAAACGAAGACGAATACGTTAAGTTGGCCCTAAAGTTGGCGTCCGACATTCCAGCGCTACAAAATTTGAGAATGAGTCTACGAGAACTCATGTCCAAGTCCCCTCTTTGCGACGGAGCGAATTTCATCCTCGGCCTAGAGTCAACATACCGGCAAATGTGGCGCAGATATTGTAAAGGAGACGTTCCGTCTTTGAAACAAATGGAATCGTTGCAACACCCCGTTTCAACGAGCGACACGTCCAACCAAGAGTCCAAGCCAGCAAAGGTCATAACAACCTCAAGTGAGGGTAGTAACCCCGAATCGGTCAAGGCTAATGGATTTAGTTCAAATTCATTGCAACAATCCTCTAAACTCAGCATTCATAATTGTGAAGAAAATGGAGGGTCATTGAAtcatagtagtagtagtagtaagcAAGGAATTGTGGGGTCAAGTTGA